One Oncorhynchus keta strain PuntledgeMale-10-30-2019 chromosome 22, Oket_V2, whole genome shotgun sequence DNA window includes the following coding sequences:
- the LOC118401212 gene encoding titin-like isoform X3, which produces MAQLTEDTQPVFETTVKSKAVSENCNVKLTCVVTGNPAPELTWYRDDMELDRYCGLPKYKIGCNGKTHTLHIYNCTVDDAAIYQASARNSKGIVSCSGVLEVGTMSEYKIHQRFFSKLKQKAENKKRELEESRKRGKENIQKEPLEQQPLRRSPIPSQRKRRASSVPSSPPDGEEITVSQGAEAVEQLSPAVEEPNGVSAKASEPAPVKPTENGGKIPIRETREAKKKIKISNGVDSGVVSSSHTGPGSSHIGPGTGENSYDGGISLSQFLADTLHSQTAEEKIPAQVEETLAAETMDTTAADPETDVREEKGRERILGEQEREKMRGGELSIESEKERAREAEQLHRTTAHSDTASEVKMEAKTHAHKEGDHHDHHHMQETLSNVLHSVKYFFFGKSKKDHTSHDHHVKGQESERGHTLAPTQPYPSLPHPHPQEQDGQPEVYKTSTEETVPMEVDGLQKALITLLPHQQPDSLEQLNPDEHERGITISHPEEPPSASKRAPESVPHSLKHVEQRAMDVCLEVISNTTETVPMSGPPALSEAAEDQTQADSVPHMVVSAPHEINIQVFSSGTDQVTRLNDKTEDLHKQGISDSTRNPDPSSGAGPHKSNLTSMDDSGSAPNNNVPPTVSQCLIESEKEKEMHVDDKGIESVYKNHEEKSDVKAENQPCPTLNVSAGIFDIKTPAVEERIETCHFKTQEQQTLTLDDKVSTHDSKSQDKYIDTLQENVETISSKVHIECIPVLEESKEKIHNKEEEIHFKRLEESSPTLLQKSLMNRDLKIPDEYPPVAGESIEDHDLNTKRKSLLALEKSVESALKVECTPALENRLVDCPFGNHNVRLQRNEVPTLTMEKRVDIVTEIMVEMLGESKSHSERQPVRGSAIVPAEQPVAASVTNRKANATHLGGYSRNVTEIRIVDSALKIPEIKIIVTEQQTKEEPMIIPNLKITEPEVKEPTQPLIHITPNDPTSESAIFQKDDAKDVLDIMITEKSAAVTPVMIDVTPTQESKQNNIIIEPMEKVQEVTPVEEAKPPTAEKPTNSECLTKTDNKFIPKRNVSYSDDSELDHEHPQVKHLVLDTGTSEEVPKVPLFVVPPISVICEDSPFESEEILKNESKESESFVAMLRGVKSDLENSSTLESDKPHSIPQKQTIETKERSVIDNIPSVSYKPVMPTEETTIQKAEDISITETDKVKPLKESRIESYIIGDEPRERTPIERLAVKPPTPPRSPSTLRRLMSRTPPAITVDDPANNEKAGLEQRGGDTPTSSLSCESSPKLKRRDSLTLIRSATPEELASGARRKIFIPREGEGVVVALGVGGSPLDTQVKEATPYLSPSQARRAAFLQAPAGSQTPPLERRSPLLSRRKATLEVPKVVETNTEEPESPKTEVKPPEKEKLNPFKAPQVIRKIRGEPFPDASGHLKLWCQFFNVLSDSSIKWYRDEEEIVEVKRSGGDESQVALAIVQTSSQDCGVYGCKIKNEFGTDSTDFLLSVDLLSEYFLREDLEVGEEIEMTQMLFTKGLANPGYWGEKFFGRIMTQEAHLGEGCAHKACRVKVIYGLDPVFESGTNCIIKVQNPIAYGTNEDSNLAERNMEITKQECKIQNTVREYCKIFAAEARVIENFGFSLEVSPLYLMYRPANSVPYATVEADLKDIFLKYCMMDAKGRLITRATSEVEMKCCSFQHWIHQWTNGNLLVTGLEGVGPKITKVRIVTKLKGYQGLTEDGSPKVFEQFLTQHQCNYYCGLLSLRTLKPMDTLQQPPKIKVSRSPLLGRKLGSSSPQLNRKLLSSSPQLQRKGLNSPLTTRKSTSSPKVPRKTGETENKSTAKPNAEDRLKVVV; this is translated from the exons ATGGCTCAGCTGACTGAGGACACCCAGCCTGTATTTGAGACCACCGTTAAATCCAAGGCTGTGTCAGAGAATTGTAATGTGAAGTTGACATGTGTGGTTACAG GTAACCCAGCCCCAGAACTGACGTGGTACCGAGACGACATGGAGTTGGACCGATACTGCGGTCTTCCAAAATATAAAATTGGCTGCAATGGAAAAACTCACACACTCCATATTTACAA CTGCACAGTGGATGATGCAGCCATCTATCAGGCTTCAGCCAGGAACAGCAAAGGCATTGTCTCCTGCTCTGGGGTTCTGGAGGTAGGCACCATGAGCGAGTACAAGATCCACCAGAGGTTCTTTTCCAAGCTGAAACAGAAGGCAGAGAACAAGAAGAGGGAGTTGGAggagagcaggaaaaggggcAAGGAGAACATCCAGAAAGAGCCTCTGGAACAGCAGCCTCTCCGAAGAAGCCCGATCCCATCTCAGAGGAAACGCCGGGCCTCAAGCGTCCCCTCCTCACCACCAGATGGGGAGGAGATCACAGTCAGCCAGGGGGCAGAGGCTGTGGAGCAGCTATCACCTGCTGTTGAAGAACCTAATGGGGTCAGTGCTAAAGCCAGTGAACCGGCTCCAGTAAAACCTACAGAGAATGGGGGCAAAATTCCCATCAGAGAAACCAGAGAAGCCAAAAAGAAAATAAAGATCTCAAATGGTGTAGATTCTGGTGTTGTCAGCAGTAGTCATACAGGACCAGGCAGTAGTCATATAGGCCCGGGCACCGGAGAAAATTCATATGATGGAGGGATAAGTTTGTCTCAATTTCTGGCAGATACCCTTCATTCGCAGACTGCTGAAGAAAAGATCCCTGCACAAGTGGAGGAAACATTGGCAGCGGAGACAATGGATACTACTGCTGCTGATCCTGAAACGGATgtgagagaggaaaaggggagagagaggattctTGGAGAACAggaaagagagaaaatgagaggggGAGAACTGTCAATTGAGAGCGAAAAAGAAAGAGCAAGAGAAGCAGAACAGTTGCACAGGACAACAGCACATAGTGACACAGCCTCCGAAGTCAAAATGGAGGCTAAGACACATGCCCACAAGGAGGGAGATCATCACGATCACCACCACATGCAGGAAACTCTTTCCAATGTGCTCCACTCAGTCAAATACTTTTTCTTTGGTAAGAGCAAGAAGGATCATACTTCTCATGATCATCATGTGAAAGgtcaggagagcgagagaggtcaTACATTAGCCCCAACACAGCCATACCCTAGCCTTCCCCATCCACATCCACAAGAGCAAGATGGTCAACCAGAGGTGTATAAAACCTCCACAGAGGAGACAGTACCCATGGAGGTAGATGGGCTACAGAAAGCCCTGATAACTCTGTTACCACACCAGCAGCCAGATTCATTGGAGCAGCTGAACCCAGATGAACACGAGCGTGGAATTACTATTTCACACCCAGAAGAACCCCCTTCAGCTTCCAAAAGAGCACCAGAAAGTGTGCCTCATTCACTGAAGCATGTTGAGCAGAGGGCCATGGATGTATGTCTGGAGGTGATCAGCAACACTACAGAGACAGTGCCCATGTCTGGCCCTCCAGCCCTCAGTGAG GCTGCCGAGGATCAGACCCAGGCAGACTCAGTCCCCCACATGGTTGTTTCAGCCCCACATGAGATAAACATCCAAGTGTTTTCATCCGGGACTGATCAGGTGACAAGACTAAATGATAAAACTGAAGATTTACACAAACAGGGTATATCTGACTCTACACGGAACCCAGACCCCAGCAGTGGAGCAGGTCCCCACAAGTCAAACCTAACTAGTATGGATGACAGTGGGAGTGCTCCTAACAATAATGTCCCACCCACAGTCAGCCAGTGCCTCATCGAAAGTGAAAAAGAGAAGGAAATGCATGTGGATGACAAGGGCATTGAAAGTGTCTATAAGAATCATGAAGAGAAAAGTGATGTCAAAGCAGAGAATCAACCATGTCCCACTTTAAATGTGAGTGCAGGGATATTTGATATCAAAACACCTGCTGTGGAAGAGAGAATTGAAACATGCCATTTTAAAACACAAGAGCAGCAGACTCTTACTTTGGATGATAAAGTTAGTACACACGATTCTAAGTCCCAAGACAAGTATATTGATACTTTGCAAGAGAATGTAGAGACAATTTCTTCAAAAGTACACATAGAATGCATCCCGGTTTTAGAGGAGAGTAAAGAGAAAATACATAACAAGGAGGAGGAGATACATTTCAAAAGATTGGAGGAATCTTCTCCCACTTTGCTGCAAAAGAGTTTAATGAATAGAGATCTAAAAATACCAGATGAATACCCTCCTGTGGCAGGGGAGAGCATAGAGGACCATGATCTCAACACAAAAAGGAAATCTCTCTTAGCTTTAGAGAAAAGTGTTGAAAGTGCCTTAAAAGTGGAATGTACTCCTGCTTTGGAGaataggttagtggactgtccaTTTGGCAACCATAATGTGAGATTACAGAGAAATGAGGTGCCAACCCTCACTATGGAGAAACGGGTTGACATTGTGACTGAGATAATGGTAGAAATGCTGGGTGAATCTAAGAGCCACTCAGAGAGACAGCCTGTGAGAGGCTCTGCCATTGTGCCCGCTGAGCAACCAGTGGCAGCATCAGTTACCAATCGAAAGGCTAATGCCACTCATCTGGGTGGATATTCTAGAAATGTAACAGAGATTAGAATTGTAGATTCTGCTCTTAAAATCCCAGAAATCAAAATTATTGTGACAGAACAACAGACAAAAGAAGAGCCAATGATTATACCAAATCTAAAGATTACGGAACCAGAAGTCAAAGAGCCTACACAGCCATTAATACATATTACACCCAATGACCCTACATCAGAGTCAGCCATTTTCCAAAAGGATGATGCAAAAGATGTTTTAGACATAATGATCACAGAAAAAAGTGCAGCTGTTACCCCAGTGATGATTGATGTGACACCCACTCAAGAAAGTAAGCAGAATAATATTATCATCGAACCAATGGAGAAAGTGCAGGAGGTTACACCAGTTGAAGAGGCAAAACCGCCTACGGCAGAGAAACCAACGAATAGTGAGTGCCTCACAAAGACGGATAATAAGTTCATTCCTAAAAGAAATGTTTCATATTCTGATGATAGTGAACTAGACCATGAGCATCCACAAGTTAAGCACCTCGTCTTAGATACAGGAACATCGGAGGAAGTACCCAAAGTGCCTCTGTTTGTGGTCCCTCCTATTTCTGTAATCTGTGAGGATAGCCCTTTTGAAAGCGAAGAGATTCTTAAAAATGAGAGTAAAGAATCAGAATCCTTCGTGGCTATGCTCAGGGGGGTCAAGAGTGATTTAGAAAATTCTTCTACCCTTGAGTCTGACAAACCCCATAGTATTCCACAAAAACAGACTATAGAAACAAAGGAACGTAGCGTGATAGACAATATCCCCTCTGTGTCATATAAACCCGTAATGCCAACAGAAGAAACAACAATCCAAAAAGCTGAGGACATCAGTATTACAGAAACTGATAAGGTAAAACCACTCAAAGAGTCAAGGATAGAGTCTTACATCATTGGCGATGAACCAAGAGAAAGAACCCCTATTGAGAGGCTTGCTGTCAAACCCCCAACACCCCCCAGGAGTCCCAGTACTCTTCGTAGGTTAATGTCCAGGACTCCCCCTGCCATTACTGTGGATGATCCTGCTAACAATGAGAAGGCAGGATTGgagcagagaggtggagacacCCCAACATCCTCCCTGTCTTGTGAGAGCAGCCCCAAGCTGAAAAGAAGggacagtctgaccctcatccgCTCTGCCACGCCTGAGGAGCTGGCGTCTGGAGCTCGCCGCAAGATCTTCATccccagggagggagaaggggtagTGGTGGCGCTGGGTGTGGGTGGTAGCCCACTGGACACCCAGGTCAAGGAGGCGACTCCATACTTGTCGCCCAGTCAGGCTCGCAGGGCAGCATTCCTGCAGGCCCCAGCAGGCTCACAGACCCCACCGCTGGAGAGACGCTCCCCTCTGCTGAGCCGTAGGAAGGCAACTCTGGAGGTGCCTAAAGTTGTGGAGACCAACACAGAGGAGCCAGAGAGCCCAAAGACTGAGGTCAAACCTCCTGAAAAGGAGAAGCTGAACCCCTTCAAAG CTCCTCAGGTTATCCGTAAAATCAGGGGAGAGCCCTTCCCAGATGCCTCAGGACACTTGAAACTCTGGTGCCAGTTCTTCAACGTGCTCAGTGACTCCTCCATCAAGTGGTACAGGGACGAGGAAGAGATAGTTGAGGTGAAAAGAAG TGGAGGAGATGAGAGCCAAGTAGCGCTGGCCATCGTCCAGACATCCAGTCAAGATTGTGGGGTGTACGGCTGCAAAATCAAGAACGAATTTGGGACTGATTCAACTGACTTCCTTCTCAGCGTAGACT TACTTTCAGAGTACTTCCTGCGTGAGGATTTAGAAG TTGGAGAAGAGATAGAAATGACTCAAATGCTATTCACCAAAGGCCTAGCAAACCCAGGATACTGGGGGGAGAAGTTCTTTGGGCGCATCATGACACAAGAGGCCCACCTGGGAGAGGGCTGTGCACACAAGGCCTGCAGGGTGAAGGTCATCTATGGCCTGGACCCTGTGTTTGAGTCCGGAACCAACTGCATCATCAAAGTACAAAACCCCATCGCCTATGGGACCAATGAGGACAGTAACCTTGCAGAGAGAAACATGGAAATTACTAAGCAG gagtgCAAAATCCAAAACACAGTTCGGGAGTATTGCAAAATCTTTGCTGCTGAGGCGAGGGTGATTGAAAACTTTGGCTTTTCACTGGA AGTGAGCCCTCTTTATCTGATGTACCGCCCTGCCAACTCGGTCCCATATGCCACTGTAGAGGCTGACCTGAAGGACATCTTCCTCAAGTACTGTATGATGGATGCCAAAGGCAGGCTGATCACCAGAGCCACCTCAGAGGTGGAAATGAAATGCTGCTCCTTCCAGCATTGGATCCACCAATGGACAAACGGCAACTTACTGGTCACTGGGCTGGAGG GTGTTGGACCAAAGATCACTAAAGTTAGAATCGTCACAAAATTGAAGGG GTATCAAGGCCTTACAGAGGATGGTTCTCCTAAGGTGTTTGAGCAGTTCCTGACTCAGCATCAGTGTAACTACTACTGTGGGCTTCTCAGCCTGAGAACCCTGAAGCCCATGGACACCCTACAGCAGCCCCCCAAAATCAAAGTCTCCCGAAGCCCCCTGCTCGGCAGAAAGTTGGGCTCATCCAGCCCTCAGCTCAACAGGAAGTTGCTCTCATCCAGCCCCCAGCTACAGAGAAAAGGACTTAACAGCCCCTTGACAACCAGAAAGTCAACCTCCAGCCCAAAGGTGCCAAGAAAGACTGGGGAGACAGAAAACAAGTCCACAGCCAAACCCAATGCCGAGGACAGACTCAAAGTTGTGGTATGA
- the LOC118401212 gene encoding titin-like isoform X2, producing MTSRRPMTRSYSGNGRSGGSYNEEEPSSSNGRLESSNYLSNVRPENRSTLFGVMAQLTEDTQPVFETTVKSKAVSENCNVKLTCVVTGNPAPELTWYRDDMELDRYCGLPKYKIGCNGKTHTLHIYNCTVDDAAIYQASARNSKGIVSCSGVLEVGTMSEYKIHQRFFSKLKQKAENKKRELEESRKRGKENIQKEPLEQQPLRRSPIPSQRKRRASSVPSSPPDGEEITVSQGAEAVEQLSPAVEEPNGVSAKASEPAPVKPTENGGKIPIRETREAKKKIKISNGVDSGVVSSSHTGPGSSHIGPGTGENSYDGGISLSQFLADTLHSQTAEEKIPAQVEETLAAETMDTTAADPETDVREEKGRERILGEQEREKMRGGELSIESEKERAREAEQLHRTTAHSDTASEVKMEAKTHAHKEGDHHDHHHMQETLSNVLHSVKYFFFGKSKKDHTSHDHHVKGQESERGHTLAPTQPYPSLPHPHPQEQDGQPEVYKTSTEETVPMEVDGLQKALITLLPHQQPDSLEQLNPDEHERGITISHPEEPPSASKRAPESVPHSLKHVEQRAMDVCLEVISNTTETVPMSGPPALSEAAEDQTQADSVPHMVVSAPHEINIQVFSSGTDQVTRLNDKTEDLHKQGISDSTRNPDPSSGAGPHKSNLTSMDDSGSAPNNNVPPTVSQCLIESEKEKEMHVDDKGIESVYKNHEEKSDVKAENQPCPTLNVSAGIFDIKTPAVEERIETCHFKTQEQQTLTLDDKVSTHDSKSQDKYIDTLQENVETISSKVHIECIPVLEESKEKIHNKEEEIHFKRLEESSPTLLQKSLMNRDLKIPDEYPPVAGESIEDHDLNTKRKSLLALEKSVESALKVECTPALENRLVDCPFGNHNVRLQRNEVPTLTMEKRVDIVTEIMVEMLGESKSHSERQPVRGSAIVPAEQPVAASVTNRKANATHLGGYSRNVTEIRIVDSALKIPEIKIIVTEQQTKEEPMIIPNLKITEPEVKEPTQPLIHITPNDPTSESAIFQKDDAKDVLDIMITEKSAAVTPVMIDVTPTQESKQNNIIIEPMEKVQEVTPVEEAKPPTAEKPTNSECLTKTDNKFIPKRNVSYSDDSELDHEHPQVKHLVLDTGTSEEVPKVPLFVVPPISVICEDSPFESEEILKNESKESESFVAMLRGVKSDLENSSTLESDKPHSIPQKQTIETKERSVIDNIPSVSYKPVMPTEETTIQKAEDISITETDKVKPLKESRIESYIIGDEPRERTPIERLAVKPPTPPRSPSTLRRLMSRTPPAITVDDPANNEKAGLEQRGGDTPTSSLSCESSPKLKRRDSLTLIRSATPEELASGARRKIFIPREGEGVVVALGVGGSPLDTQVKEATPYLSPSQARRAAFLQAPAGSQTPPLERRSPLLSRRKATLEVPKVVETNTEEPESPKTEVKPPEKEKLNPFKAPQVIRKIRGEPFPDASGHLKLWCQFFNVLSDSSIKWYRDEEEIVEVKRSGGDESQVALAIVQTSSQDCGVYGCKIKNEFGTDSTDFLLSVDLLSEYFLREDLEVGEEIEMTQMLFTKGLANPGYWGEKFFGRIMTQEAHLGEGCAHKACRVKVIYGLDPVFESGTNCIIKVQNPIAYGTNEDSNLAERNMEITKQECKIQNTVREYCKIFAAEARVIENFGFSLEVSPLYLMYRPANSVPYATVEADLKDIFLKYCMMDAKGRLITRATSEVEMKCCSFQHWIHQWTNGNLLVTGLEGVGPKITKVRIVTKLKGYQGLTEDGSPKVFEQFLTQHQCNYYCGLLSLRTLKPMDTLQQPPKIKVSRSPLLGRKLGSSSPQLNRKLLSSSPQLQRKGLNSPLTTRKSTSSPKVPRKTGETENKSTAKPNAEDRLKVVV from the exons ATGACTTCCAGAAGACCAATGACCCGTTCTTACTCTGGCAACGGGAGGTCCGGCGGCAGCTACAATGAGGAGGAGCCCAGCTCTTCGAATGGCCGCTTGGAGAGCAGCAACTACCTCTCCAATGTCAGGCCTGAAAACAG GAGTACATTGTTCGGTGTGATGGCTCAGCTGACTGAGGACACCCAGCCTGTATTTGAGACCACCGTTAAATCCAAGGCTGTGTCAGAGAATTGTAATGTGAAGTTGACATGTGTGGTTACAG GTAACCCAGCCCCAGAACTGACGTGGTACCGAGACGACATGGAGTTGGACCGATACTGCGGTCTTCCAAAATATAAAATTGGCTGCAATGGAAAAACTCACACACTCCATATTTACAA CTGCACAGTGGATGATGCAGCCATCTATCAGGCTTCAGCCAGGAACAGCAAAGGCATTGTCTCCTGCTCTGGGGTTCTGGAGGTAGGCACCATGAGCGAGTACAAGATCCACCAGAGGTTCTTTTCCAAGCTGAAACAGAAGGCAGAGAACAAGAAGAGGGAGTTGGAggagagcaggaaaaggggcAAGGAGAACATCCAGAAAGAGCCTCTGGAACAGCAGCCTCTCCGAAGAAGCCCGATCCCATCTCAGAGGAAACGCCGGGCCTCAAGCGTCCCCTCCTCACCACCAGATGGGGAGGAGATCACAGTCAGCCAGGGGGCAGAGGCTGTGGAGCAGCTATCACCTGCTGTTGAAGAACCTAATGGGGTCAGTGCTAAAGCCAGTGAACCGGCTCCAGTAAAACCTACAGAGAATGGGGGCAAAATTCCCATCAGAGAAACCAGAGAAGCCAAAAAGAAAATAAAGATCTCAAATGGTGTAGATTCTGGTGTTGTCAGCAGTAGTCATACAGGACCAGGCAGTAGTCATATAGGCCCGGGCACCGGAGAAAATTCATATGATGGAGGGATAAGTTTGTCTCAATTTCTGGCAGATACCCTTCATTCGCAGACTGCTGAAGAAAAGATCCCTGCACAAGTGGAGGAAACATTGGCAGCGGAGACAATGGATACTACTGCTGCTGATCCTGAAACGGATgtgagagaggaaaaggggagagagaggattctTGGAGAACAggaaagagagaaaatgagaggggGAGAACTGTCAATTGAGAGCGAAAAAGAAAGAGCAAGAGAAGCAGAACAGTTGCACAGGACAACAGCACATAGTGACACAGCCTCCGAAGTCAAAATGGAGGCTAAGACACATGCCCACAAGGAGGGAGATCATCACGATCACCACCACATGCAGGAAACTCTTTCCAATGTGCTCCACTCAGTCAAATACTTTTTCTTTGGTAAGAGCAAGAAGGATCATACTTCTCATGATCATCATGTGAAAGgtcaggagagcgagagaggtcaTACATTAGCCCCAACACAGCCATACCCTAGCCTTCCCCATCCACATCCACAAGAGCAAGATGGTCAACCAGAGGTGTATAAAACCTCCACAGAGGAGACAGTACCCATGGAGGTAGATGGGCTACAGAAAGCCCTGATAACTCTGTTACCACACCAGCAGCCAGATTCATTGGAGCAGCTGAACCCAGATGAACACGAGCGTGGAATTACTATTTCACACCCAGAAGAACCCCCTTCAGCTTCCAAAAGAGCACCAGAAAGTGTGCCTCATTCACTGAAGCATGTTGAGCAGAGGGCCATGGATGTATGTCTGGAGGTGATCAGCAACACTACAGAGACAGTGCCCATGTCTGGCCCTCCAGCCCTCAGTGAG GCTGCCGAGGATCAGACCCAGGCAGACTCAGTCCCCCACATGGTTGTTTCAGCCCCACATGAGATAAACATCCAAGTGTTTTCATCCGGGACTGATCAGGTGACAAGACTAAATGATAAAACTGAAGATTTACACAAACAGGGTATATCTGACTCTACACGGAACCCAGACCCCAGCAGTGGAGCAGGTCCCCACAAGTCAAACCTAACTAGTATGGATGACAGTGGGAGTGCTCCTAACAATAATGTCCCACCCACAGTCAGCCAGTGCCTCATCGAAAGTGAAAAAGAGAAGGAAATGCATGTGGATGACAAGGGCATTGAAAGTGTCTATAAGAATCATGAAGAGAAAAGTGATGTCAAAGCAGAGAATCAACCATGTCCCACTTTAAATGTGAGTGCAGGGATATTTGATATCAAAACACCTGCTGTGGAAGAGAGAATTGAAACATGCCATTTTAAAACACAAGAGCAGCAGACTCTTACTTTGGATGATAAAGTTAGTACACACGATTCTAAGTCCCAAGACAAGTATATTGATACTTTGCAAGAGAATGTAGAGACAATTTCTTCAAAAGTACACATAGAATGCATCCCGGTTTTAGAGGAGAGTAAAGAGAAAATACATAACAAGGAGGAGGAGATACATTTCAAAAGATTGGAGGAATCTTCTCCCACTTTGCTGCAAAAGAGTTTAATGAATAGAGATCTAAAAATACCAGATGAATACCCTCCTGTGGCAGGGGAGAGCATAGAGGACCATGATCTCAACACAAAAAGGAAATCTCTCTTAGCTTTAGAGAAAAGTGTTGAAAGTGCCTTAAAAGTGGAATGTACTCCTGCTTTGGAGaataggttagtggactgtccaTTTGGCAACCATAATGTGAGATTACAGAGAAATGAGGTGCCAACCCTCACTATGGAGAAACGGGTTGACATTGTGACTGAGATAATGGTAGAAATGCTGGGTGAATCTAAGAGCCACTCAGAGAGACAGCCTGTGAGAGGCTCTGCCATTGTGCCCGCTGAGCAACCAGTGGCAGCATCAGTTACCAATCGAAAGGCTAATGCCACTCATCTGGGTGGATATTCTAGAAATGTAACAGAGATTAGAATTGTAGATTCTGCTCTTAAAATCCCAGAAATCAAAATTATTGTGACAGAACAACAGACAAAAGAAGAGCCAATGATTATACCAAATCTAAAGATTACGGAACCAGAAGTCAAAGAGCCTACACAGCCATTAATACATATTACACCCAATGACCCTACATCAGAGTCAGCCATTTTCCAAAAGGATGATGCAAAAGATGTTTTAGACATAATGATCACAGAAAAAAGTGCAGCTGTTACCCCAGTGATGATTGATGTGACACCCACTCAAGAAAGTAAGCAGAATAATATTATCATCGAACCAATGGAGAAAGTGCAGGAGGTTACACCAGTTGAAGAGGCAAAACCGCCTACGGCAGAGAAACCAACGAATAGTGAGTGCCTCACAAAGACGGATAATAAGTTCATTCCTAAAAGAAATGTTTCATATTCTGATGATAGTGAACTAGACCATGAGCATCCACAAGTTAAGCACCTCGTCTTAGATACAGGAACATCGGAGGAAGTACCCAAAGTGCCTCTGTTTGTGGTCCCTCCTATTTCTGTAATCTGTGAGGATAGCCCTTTTGAAAGCGAAGAGATTCTTAAAAATGAGAGTAAAGAATCAGAATCCTTCGTGGCTATGCTCAGGGGGGTCAAGAGTGATTTAGAAAATTCTTCTACCCTTGAGTCTGACAAACCCCATAGTATTCCACAAAAACAGACTATAGAAACAAAGGAACGTAGCGTGATAGACAATATCCCCTCTGTGTCATATAAACCCGTAATGCCAACAGAAGAAACAACAATCCAAAAAGCTGAGGACATCAGTATTACAGAAACTGATAAGGTAAAACCACTCAAAGAGTCAAGGATAGAGTCTTACATCATTGGCGATGAACCAAGAGAAAGAACCCCTATTGAGAGGCTTGCTGTCAAACCCCCAACACCCCCCAGGAGTCCCAGTACTCTTCGTAGGTTAATGTCCAGGACTCCCCCTGCCATTACTGTGGATGATCCTGCTAACAATGAGAAGGCAGGATTGgagcagagaggtggagacacCCCAACATCCTCCCTGTCTTGTGAGAGCAGCCCCAAGCTGAAAAGAAGggacagtctgaccctcatccgCTCTGCCACGCCTGAGGAGCTGGCGTCTGGAGCTCGCCGCAAGATCTTCATccccagggagggagaaggggtagTGGTGGCGCTGGGTGTGGGTGGTAGCCCACTGGACACCCAGGTCAAGGAGGCGACTCCATACTTGTCGCCCAGTCAGGCTCGCAGGGCAGCATTCCTGCAGGCCCCAGCAGGCTCACAGACCCCACCGCTGGAGAGACGCTCCCCTCTGCTGAGCCGTAGGAAGGCAACTCTGGAGGTGCCTAAAGTTGTGGAGACCAACACAGAGGAGCCAGAGAGCCCAAAGACTGAGGTCAAACCTCCTGAAAAGGAGAAGCTGAACCCCTTCAAAG CTCCTCAGGTTATCCGTAAAATCAGGGGAGAGCCCTTCCCAGATGCCTCAGGACACTTGAAACTCTGGTGCCAGTTCTTCAACGTGCTCAGTGACTCCTCCATCAAGTGGTACAGGGACGAGGAAGAGATAGTTGAGGTGAAAAGAAG TGGAGGAGATGAGAGCCAAGTAGCGCTGGCCATCGTCCAGACATCCAGTCAAGATTGTGGGGTGTACGGCTGCAAAATCAAGAACGAATTTGGGACTGATTCAACTGACTTCCTTCTCAGCGTAGACT TACTTTCAGAGTACTTCCTGCGTGAGGATTTAGAAG TTGGAGAAGAGATAGAAATGACTCAAATGCTATTCACCAAAGGCCTAGCAAACCCAGGATACTGGGGGGAGAAGTTCTTTGGGCGCATCATGACACAAGAGGCCCACCTGGGAGAGGGCTGTGCACACAAGGCCTGCAGGGTGAAGGTCATCTATGGCCTGGACCCTGTGTTTGAGTCCGGAACCAACTGCATCATCAAAGTACAAAACCCCATCGCCTATGGGACCAATGAGGACAGTAACCTTGCAGAGAGAAACATGGAAATTACTAAGCAG gagtgCAAAATCCAAAACACAGTTCGGGAGTATTGCAAAATCTTTGCTGCTGAGGCGAGGGTGATTGAAAACTTTGGCTTTTCACTGGA AGTGAGCCCTCTTTATCTGATGTACCGCCCTGCCAACTCGGTCCCATATGCCACTGTAGAGGCTGACCTGAAGGACATCTTCCTCAAGTACTGTATGATGGATGCCAAAGGCAGGCTGATCACCAGAGCCACCTCAGAGGTGGAAATGAAATGCTGCTCCTTCCAGCATTGGATCCACCAATGGACAAACGGCAACTTACTGGTCACTGGGCTGGAGG GTGTTGGACCAAAGATCACTAAAGTTAGAATCGTCACAAAATTGAAGGG GTATCAAGGCCTTACAGAGGATGGTTCTCCTAAGGTGTTTGAGCAGTTCCTGACTCAGCATCAGTGTAACTACTACTGTGGGCTTCTCAGCCTGAGAACCCTGAAGCCCATGGACACCCTACAGCAGCCCCCCAAAATCAAAGTCTCCCGAAGCCCCCTGCTCGGCAGAAAGTTGGGCTCATCCAGCCCTCAGCTCAACAGGAAGTTGCTCTCATCCAGCCCCCAGCTACAGAGAAAAGGACTTAACAGCCCCTTGACAACCAGAAAGTCAACCTCCAGCCCAAAGGTGCCAAGAAAGACTGGGGAGACAGAAAACAAGTCCACAGCCAAACCCAATGCCGAGGACAGACTCAAAGTTGTGGTATGA